From Kineosporia succinea, the proteins below share one genomic window:
- a CDS encoding cytochrome P450 codes for MTQTPPPGCPAHQSHAGMPLIDATGAPDHRVVFRELRENHGPVVKVELEPGVEAWLVMGYRELLSVTRDERLFGHDARNWRDLNDGLVAPDSGLLPMMGWRPNVFQADGEEHRRLRRPVDEAIAGIDQRAVRREIEEICTDLIAAFSGRGSADLIAEYAQVIPTLALASLFGLDREGGQELRRALIALFGSQENSQAGDRAFDQILVDLVLSREHDGGRKDVTSVIVRHESLNSLEERVQTLVPLIGAGNETMTSWIAHTLRLLMTDPRFSGQLRGGSLGVDDALDEALWREPPMNVMPARYALQDTELGGQKIRKGDVLVLGLGAVVDDPMMQTGNGPIAEPGNRAHLAFAAGPHSCPARVPARVIVRTAVGTVLNLLPDLRLSVPAEDLTWFPSPWTRVPTALPVEFSTVEPATPETRA; via the coding sequence GTGACCCAGACCCCGCCCCCGGGCTGCCCGGCCCACCAGAGCCACGCGGGCATGCCCCTCATCGACGCCACCGGCGCCCCCGACCACCGGGTGGTCTTCCGGGAGCTGCGCGAGAACCACGGTCCCGTGGTCAAGGTCGAGCTCGAGCCGGGCGTGGAGGCCTGGCTGGTGATGGGCTACCGCGAGCTGCTGAGCGTCACGCGTGACGAGCGGCTCTTCGGCCACGACGCCCGCAACTGGCGTGACCTGAACGACGGCCTGGTGGCGCCCGACTCGGGTCTGCTGCCGATGATGGGCTGGCGCCCCAACGTCTTCCAGGCCGACGGCGAGGAGCACCGCCGCCTGCGCCGCCCGGTCGACGAGGCGATCGCCGGCATCGACCAGCGGGCCGTGCGCCGCGAGATCGAGGAGATCTGCACCGACCTGATCGCCGCCTTCTCCGGGCGCGGGAGCGCCGACCTGATCGCCGAGTACGCCCAGGTGATCCCCACTCTCGCCCTCGCCAGCCTGTTCGGGCTGGACCGCGAGGGCGGCCAGGAGCTGCGCCGCGCCCTGATCGCGCTGTTCGGCAGCCAGGAGAACTCGCAGGCCGGTGACCGCGCGTTCGACCAGATCCTGGTCGACCTGGTGCTCAGCCGCGAGCACGACGGCGGCCGCAAGGACGTCACCAGTGTGATCGTGCGCCACGAGTCGCTGAACAGCCTCGAGGAGCGGGTGCAGACGCTGGTGCCGTTGATCGGCGCCGGCAACGAGACGATGACCTCGTGGATCGCGCACACGCTGCGGCTCCTGATGACCGACCCGCGGTTCTCCGGGCAGCTGCGCGGGGGCAGCCTCGGCGTGGACGACGCCCTCGACGAGGCGCTGTGGCGCGAACCCCCGATGAACGTCATGCCGGCCCGGTACGCGTTGCAGGACACCGAGCTCGGCGGCCAGAAGATCCGCAAGGGCGACGTGCTGGTGCTGGGGCTGGGCGCCGTGGTCGACGACCCGATGATGCAGACCGGCAACGGGCCGATCGCCGAGCCGGGCAACCGCGCGCACCTGGCCTTCGCCGCCGGGCCGCACTCCTGCCCGGCCCGGGTGCCCGCCCGGGTGATCGTGCGCACCGCGGTCGGCACCGTGCTGAACCTGCTGCCCGACCTGCGCCTGAGCGTGCCCGCCGAGGACCTGACCTGGTTCCCCTCGCCCTGGACCCGGGTGCCGACGGCGCTGCCGGTCGAGTTCTCCACGGTCGAGCCGGCCACCCCCGAGACCCGCGCCTGA
- a CDS encoding GTP-binding protein: protein MDSAGSADRPTPVYLPDTVTRSAKILVVGAFGVGKTTLVGSVSEITPLRTEEVMTEASVGVDELSRNSDKRTTTVAMDFGRITINSELVLYLFGAPGQRRFWDLWTDLAVGAIGVLVLVDLRRLEQSFDVLEQLEERDLPFAVAVNRFPDSPDVGLEEVRGALDLLPDTPIVDFDARQRKSSANALLALVEYVAHHDPRSHREFAS, encoded by the coding sequence ATGGACTCCGCGGGATCCGCTGACCGTCCAACTCCCGTCTACCTCCCCGACACGGTCACCCGCTCGGCCAAGATCCTGGTCGTCGGCGCGTTCGGTGTCGGCAAGACCACCCTCGTCGGCTCGGTCAGCGAGATCACCCCGCTGCGCACCGAGGAGGTGATGACCGAGGCCAGCGTCGGTGTGGACGAACTGAGCCGCAACAGCGACAAGCGCACCACCACCGTGGCGATGGACTTCGGCCGGATCACGATCAACTCCGAGCTGGTGCTCTACCTGTTCGGCGCGCCCGGCCAGCGCCGGTTCTGGGACCTCTGGACCGACCTGGCCGTCGGCGCGATCGGCGTGCTGGTGCTGGTCGACCTGCGGCGCCTGGAGCAGAGTTTCGACGTGCTGGAGCAGCTCGAGGAACGCGACCTGCCGTTCGCGGTGGCGGTCAACCGGTTCCCCGACAGCCCCGACGTCGGGCTCGAGGAGGTGCGCGGCGCACTCGACCTGCTGCCCGACACCCCGATCGTCGACTTCGACGCACGGCAGCGGAAGTCGTCCGCCAACGCCCTGCTCGCCCTGGTCGAGTACGTCGCCCACCACGACCCGCGTTCGCACCGGGAGTTCGCCTCGTGA